The sequence below is a genomic window from bacterium.
CGCCCCAGGAGTTCAGAACTGCCTTGGCCATCGGGCCGTAGTAGGTGAGCGCAAGGTCCTTGATGCCGTCCAAGAGCTCGCGGCCGGTAACGTGGCGGCGTTGCTCGAGCTTTGAGCAGGTGTGGCCCAGGGCATCGTGCACGAACGCGTAGGCCTCGGGTTTGTACCGAGGGTCTTTGGCGATGATTACGTCGAGCGGGTTCTCCATCTGCCGATTGTAGCGCGCGGAAGCACAAGCTCAAGCGCAAGCGGGGGGCAGCCATTAGTACGAGCTCAGATACTGACAGATTAGGAATTGGGAATTGGGATTTCCGGGAGTGAGGTGCCGATGGCTTCCTTGATTGTTCCCTCGCTCAGCCTATGATAACCGGCTATGGACAGTATTAGAACACACACCACGGTGCGCCGCTCATGTCGGCTCGGGCCTCACTGGGTAGCAGTCGAGTGGCGCGGCGGTAAGCTGTCAGGCATCTTTCTTGGCGTCAGAGGGCCGCGCGACGACAGTAAGCTGGCGAAGGATCTTGAACGAGTGCTGGACGGCGGCAGCGTGCCTGACTACCTGCAGGCGGAAACAAGTGGGCTGCGCGGGTTCAGGCGCAAGGTGCTCGATCGCTGCGCCCGCATCCCTTCGGGGCAGGTAATGACCTACGCCGAGCTGGCCGGTGCGGCGGGAAGTCCCAGGGGTGCGCGGGCAGCGGGACAGGTGATGGCAAACAACCCGTTCGCACTGCTCATACCCTGCCACCGAGTCGTGGGTTCGGACTACGCGCTGCACGGGTTCGGTGGCGGACTCGACATGAAAGAGTGGCTCCTGGCGCGGGAGGGCTGGCAGGTTGAGGGCATTGGGACGGGCCGAAGACTCAAGTCAAGAGCCAAAGGCCAAGAGCCAAGAGCCAAAACCGTGAGCCGGAAGCGCGTGGCGGAGAAGCTGGGTGGCTGAGGCTATTGAACGGCTTGTGGTCGGGCCGCTGGCAACCAACTGCTACATTCTGAAGTCGGGCGATGAGCTGGCTGTGGTTGACCCGGGCGGGGATGCCGAGATGATACTTGCCAAGACGAAGGAGCTTGGCGGGACCGTGAAGTACGTTATCGACACCCACGGGCACATCGACCACATCGCCGCCAACCGTGAGGTCATCGAGGCGACCGGGGCCGAGCTGCTGATCCATGAAAGAGATGCGAAACTGCTCGCCCATCCGGACGGTAATCTCTCCAGCCTCATGGGGATGAGTTTCACCTCGCCTGCGCCGAGCCGGCTGCTCAAGGATGGCGACAGGGTTGTCGTCGGCGAGGACGAAATGACGGTCATGCACACACCCGGCCACACACCGGGCGGCTTATGCCTGTTGGCCGCTGGCTATGCCTTTACCGGCGACACGCTGTTCGTTGATTCGATCGGCAGGGTCGACTTTCCTGGAGGGTCGGAAGCGCAGATGCAAGCGTCACTCAACCGGCTCCAGACAGTACTCAGGAAAGATACCGAGTTATACCCCGGGCACGGGGAGCCGGGAAGCTTCGGACGGGCGTTGCTCGTCAACCCGTTCCTCGGCGGCCTGGTTGTCGGATAGAAGGGAAGACGACTTGACTCAGGATGTAGGGGGCCGCCGGATTCGCGACTTGGTGGCTGACAGCCGGAAGAAGGAATCAACCGGCGTCGTCTGGGATGGCCGGGACGCAGCGGGCAGGGACGTGCCGGCAGGAGTGTATCTAGCGCTCGTCTCGACCGGCGGTCGCACCGACGAGACGATGGTGGTGAAGCTCAAGTGAGAGCAGGTTAAGGTCAAGGCTAAGGCCAAGGTGAAGAAGGGCGGGAATGCCGGTTCTTGACCTCAACCTTAACCTCAGCCTTTACCTACGTCTTGACTTCTCAAGGTAAAACGTCTATCTTCCTAGGCCGCTTCAGAGCACTTTTAAGGAGGACATATGCCTAAGTTAAGAGTCGGAATTATCGGTATCGGCAATTGCTGCAGCAGCCTTGTCCAGGGCGTGCACTACTATCGGAACGCGAAGCCCGGTGACTCAGTGCCGGGTATCATGCACGTGAACCTTGGCGGGTACAACATCAATGATATCGAGTTCACGGTCGCCATCGACATCGACAAGAACAAGGTCGGCAAGGATTTGTCGCAGGCGATATTCACCAAGCCGAACAACACTTTCAAGTTCACGGACGTGCCGAAGAGCGGCGTGAAAGTCCTGCGGGGCATGACCCACGACGGGCTCGGGCTTTACCTGTCGCAGATTATCGAGAAGGCGCCCGGGCCGACCGCGGACATCGTACGGGCGCTCAAGGAGACGAAGACCGACGTCGTCGTCAACTTCCTGCCGGTCGGAAGCGAGGAGGCGACTAAGTGGTACGTCGAGCAGATAATCAAGGCCGGGTGTGCATTCGTAAACGGCATACCCGTGTTCATTGCGTCGCAGAAGTACTGGAACAAGCGATTCAAGGCCGCGGGCCTGCCGGTGCTCGGCGATGACATCAAGTCGCAGGTCGGCGCGACTATCACCCATCGGATGCTGGTGTCACTCTTCAATGACCGCGGGGTGAAGCTGCTCAAGACGATGCAGCTTAACGTCGGCGGAAACACCGACTTCATGAACATGTTGGAGCGCGAGCGGCTGAAGTCCAAGAAGATTTCCAAGACCGGCGCGGTCACGTCGCTGCTGAAGTACGACATCGGCGCCGACAACATCCATGTCGGGCCGTCGGACTACGTGCCCTGGCTGCTTGACCGGAAGTGGTGCTACCTGCGGATGGAGGGCCAGACCTTTGGTGACGTGCCGCTGAACATCGAGTTGAAGATGGAGGTCTGGGACTCGCCCAACTCGGCCGGCGTGATGATCGACGCGATTCGATGCGCCAAGCTGGCACTCGACAACGGACTGTCCGGCAGCATCATCGATCCGTCATCGTATTTCTTCAAGACGCCGCCGGTCCAGTACCCGGACGACGAATGCCGGAACAAGACCGAGGCGTACATCAAGAAGTACGGCCCGAAGAGGAAGTGACCAGTTGCCAGTTCCTGATTCCCGGTTCCGGATTAGCAATTAGGAATTCCCGCATTGGCCGTTCGTGGTGCCCTGATAACCTTCGAAGGCGTCGAGGGTTCGGGCAAGTCCACTCAAGCCGAGAGGCTCGCGAAGCGGCTGTCGGAGCTTGCCGTTCCGTGCTTTGCGTCGCGCGAGCCCGGCGGGACGGATATCGGCGAATCCATCCGCAACATCCTGCTCGACCCGAAGAACAAGGACATGCATGGTCTGACCGAGTTGTTCCTATATCTTGCGAGCCGGAATCAGTTGGTGCGAGACAGGGTTCTGCCCGCGCTTAAGGAAGGCAGAACCGTGATTCTCGACCGGTTCGGGGATTCTTCGATAGCCTATCAGGGCTTCGGTCGCGGACTGGGTGAGAAGCTGGTCGCGCGACTGAACAAACTGGCAACTGCCGACCTCAGACCTGATCTCTCGCTGCTGGTCGACGTGCCGGTAGATGTCGGGCAGCGCAGGAAGGCGTCCGGTGTCCTTGACAGACTGGAGCAGGAGCGGGTAGAATTTCATGAACGGGTACGCCAGGGCTACCTGCGGGTTGCCAGGCGTGCGCCCGGACGGTTCAAGGTCGTCGACGGAACCTTGACAGCCGGCGAGCTTGAGCCGTTGATTTTCCAACACGTCGAGGAATTACTGAAGCGAAAGGGTATCCTGAAATAATGAAGCGACGAGTAGCGCTGGTCGCGACTCTGGTGGTGCTGTGTCTGTGCCTGGGCGGATTGTTCGGCAAGCTCTGGGCACAAAAGACAGGAGGCCTGCTCGAGAGTCTGCAGACCTTCTCCCGGGTAGTCGACATAGTTATGTCAGACTATGTCGAGAGGATCGACCCGGACAAGATGATACGAGCGGGTATTCGCGGGATGCTCAGTTCGCTGGACCCGCACACCGAGTTCCTCGACGAGCGTGATTTCAAGGAACTGCAGGTAATGACCGAAGGGCAGTTCGGCGGGATCGGCATTCAGATCGGGATAGTGGACGGGCAGTTGACCGTCATCTCTCCCATTGACGGGACGCCGGCGGAAAGGGCCGGTATCAGAGGCGGGGACCGGATCGCCCAGATTGAAGGCAAGTCAACCGAGGACTTCACGACCGACGATGCCATCAAGATTCTGCGCGGGGCTCCGGGCAGCAAGATCAAGCTGGGAATCGCTCGCCCCGGGGTGAGAGATCTGATTCCGTTCGAGCTCACTCGAGCGATCATCAACATCAAAGCCGTACCGTATGCGGCGATGCTCGGGGATGGCATCGGATACGTGCGGCTGGCGGATTTCTCAAAGACGGCCACGGAGGAGTTGAGCCGAGCCATCGACTCGCTGTTCGGGGTCGGGGCGAAGAAGTTGATATTCGACCTGCGGTCAAACGGAGGCGGCCTGCTCGCCGAAGGGCGGGACGTGTCGGATCTGTTCCTGCCGCCGGGCGACGTCATCGTGCGGACCAAGGGTCGCATTCCGGACAGCAACCACGATCTTGACGCTGAGACCCGGGACGCGCACGGTGACGACTACCCGTTGGTCGTGCTGGTTGACCGCGCCAGCGCATCGGCCGCTGAGATTGTCTCGGGCGCTCTTCAGGACTGGGAGCGGGCGCTGCTGGTCGGCGATACGACATATGGCAAAGGTTCGGTCCAGACGGTTCATCCGCTTGGCCCGGACATCGCCGTCAAAGTAACTACGGCGTTCTGGTACACGCCGAGCGGGCGCTGCATCAACCGCCGGTACGACAAGGAGAGTTCGGTGATTCCGGACTCGACACAGGACACCACAAGGACTTATCACACGCTTGGCAAGCTGCACCGAAAAGTGTACGGTGGCGGCGGGATTGCTCCGGACGTTTACGTGGCTTACGCGAAGCTCAGTTCGCTTACGGCCCGCATGACCCGCGACGCTTTCTTCGACTTCGCGGTTGAATACTCCAACTCACATCCCGGACTGACTGGTGATTTTCGCGCGGACCAGGCCGTGCTTGACCAGTTCCGCGAGTATCTGAAGACGGCCAAGAAGCTCGATTTCACGCAAGCCGAGTTCGATTCATCCCGGAGCATCTTCGTGCGTGAAATCGAACGAGAGGTCGCGACCAGGCTGCTCGGGACGCGGGGCGACTACCAGGCACGGATGCGCTACGACGAGCAGGTGTTGAAAGCCATCGAATTGCTCAAGCCTGTCCATACTTCGGACGAGTTGCTGAAGGGGCTCAAGTAGCACCGCCCGAGTACCGACCGAAGTCTTGACATCGTGCCTGAACTTCCTGAAGTAGAGACGATTCGGCTCAGGTTGCAGCCGCTCCTTGTCGGACGGCGTATCGTGCGAGTGCGGGTACTCCGCGACGACATCGTCGGATTCCCCGGTGTCAGAGCCTTCGAGCGCGGCGCTGCGGGCCGCGAGATCGCGGATATCGGGCGACGTGGAAAGTACCTGATTTTGCGGCTTGACCTGGGCAGGGAGATCGTTGTTCACCTGCGGCTCAGCGGGCATCTCGAGGTGGTCGACCATCAGCGAAAGGTCGAGTACGAACGGGTAAGGCTGGAGTTGGACAACGGCACTGCGCTTTCCTTTGCCGAACCGCGAGCGCTTGGACGAGTCTATCTGGTTCAGCAAGGCAGATACCCGGCCGAACTGGCCGGAATGTCGAAGATGGGACCGGAGCCGATTCACGCTGGTTTCGATGCCAACTACCTGCGTGGACGGTTGCGCGGCCGGACAGCGCCGGTCAAGAATCTTCTGCTCGACCAGCGTATCGCCTGCGGCGTCGGCAACATATACTCGGACGAGGCGTTGTTCCGTGCGGGAATAAGGCCGTTGCGGAAGGCCGGCCGGCTGAGAGATGCCGAGGTTGCCCGGCTTGCTCGGGCGTTGACGGACGTGTTGAGAGACGGTATCCGGTGGTGCGGCACGACCTTGCGCGACGGTCGGTATCGTCTGCCCGAGGGCGAAAACGGTTCGTTTCAAGAGCGACTGGCCGTATTCGGGAGAGAGGGTGAACGATGCCGACGTCGCGGATGCCGTGGTTTGATCCGGCGTCAGAGGATCGGCGGCAGGAGTACCCACTTCTGTCCGGTCTGCCAGAAGTAGCGATGCGTGACGGAAGCGCCGAGGTTCATGGCTTGAGGGCCGTGTGAACGACAGCCCGCTCGAGATCATCTGCCACGCCGGCGCCGGCACAATTGATGACAAGCCGGCCTACGCCGCGGGCCTTACCGAGGCAATTGACGAGGGCTACCGTCTTCTGCGTCAGAGCGCCAGTGCGGTTGAGGCGGCAGTTTTCGCAGTGAGGATCATGGAGGACAATCCGCTGTTCAACGCCGG
It includes:
- a CDS encoding Minf_1886 family protein: MENPLDVIIAKDPRYKPEAYAFVHDALGHTCSKLEQRRHVTGRELLDGIKDLALTYYGPMAKAVLNSWGVRTTDDFGAIVFNLVDAGLLSKTEQDHVEDFHDVYDFDEAFVRSYDLPGPETQRPS
- a CDS encoding MGMT family protein, which translates into the protein MDSIRTHTTVRRSCRLGPHWVAVEWRGGKLSGIFLGVRGPRDDSKLAKDLERVLDGGSVPDYLQAETSGLRGFRRKVLDRCARIPSGQVMTYAELAGAAGSPRGARAAGQVMANNPFALLIPCHRVVGSDYALHGFGGGLDMKEWLLAREGWQVEGIGTGRRLKSRAKGQEPRAKTVSRKRVAEKLGG
- a CDS encoding MBL fold metallo-hydrolase codes for the protein MAEAIERLVVGPLATNCYILKSGDELAVVDPGGDAEMILAKTKELGGTVKYVIDTHGHIDHIAANREVIEATGAELLIHERDAKLLAHPDGNLSSLMGMSFTSPAPSRLLKDGDRVVVGEDEMTVMHTPGHTPGGLCLLAAGYAFTGDTLFVDSIGRVDFPGGSEAQMQASLNRLQTVLRKDTELYPGHGEPGSFGRALLVNPFLGGLVVG
- a CDS encoding inositol-3-phosphate synthase; this encodes MPKLRVGIIGIGNCCSSLVQGVHYYRNAKPGDSVPGIMHVNLGGYNINDIEFTVAIDIDKNKVGKDLSQAIFTKPNNTFKFTDVPKSGVKVLRGMTHDGLGLYLSQIIEKAPGPTADIVRALKETKTDVVVNFLPVGSEEATKWYVEQIIKAGCAFVNGIPVFIASQKYWNKRFKAAGLPVLGDDIKSQVGATITHRMLVSLFNDRGVKLLKTMQLNVGGNTDFMNMLERERLKSKKISKTGAVTSLLKYDIGADNIHVGPSDYVPWLLDRKWCYLRMEGQTFGDVPLNIELKMEVWDSPNSAGVMIDAIRCAKLALDNGLSGSIIDPSSYFFKTPPVQYPDDECRNKTEAYIKKYGPKRK
- the tmk gene encoding dTMP kinase translates to MAVRGALITFEGVEGSGKSTQAERLAKRLSELAVPCFASREPGGTDIGESIRNILLDPKNKDMHGLTELFLYLASRNQLVRDRVLPALKEGRTVILDRFGDSSIAYQGFGRGLGEKLVARLNKLATADLRPDLSLLVDVPVDVGQRRKASGVLDRLEQERVEFHERVRQGYLRVARRAPGRFKVVDGTLTAGELEPLIFQHVEELLKRKGILK
- a CDS encoding S41 family peptidase encodes the protein MKRRVALVATLVVLCLCLGGLFGKLWAQKTGGLLESLQTFSRVVDIVMSDYVERIDPDKMIRAGIRGMLSSLDPHTEFLDERDFKELQVMTEGQFGGIGIQIGIVDGQLTVISPIDGTPAERAGIRGGDRIAQIEGKSTEDFTTDDAIKILRGAPGSKIKLGIARPGVRDLIPFELTRAIINIKAVPYAAMLGDGIGYVRLADFSKTATEELSRAIDSLFGVGAKKLIFDLRSNGGGLLAEGRDVSDLFLPPGDVIVRTKGRIPDSNHDLDAETRDAHGDDYPLVVLVDRASASAAEIVSGALQDWERALLVGDTTYGKGSVQTVHPLGPDIAVKVTTAFWYTPSGRCINRRYDKESSVIPDSTQDTTRTYHTLGKLHRKVYGGGGIAPDVYVAYAKLSSLTARMTRDAFFDFAVEYSNSHPGLTGDFRADQAVLDQFREYLKTAKKLDFTQAEFDSSRSIFVREIEREVATRLLGTRGDYQARMRYDEQVLKAIELLKPVHTSDELLKGLK
- the mutM gene encoding bifunctional DNA-formamidopyrimidine glycosylase/DNA-(apurinic or apyrimidinic site) lyase → MPELPEVETIRLRLQPLLVGRRIVRVRVLRDDIVGFPGVRAFERGAAGREIADIGRRGKYLILRLDLGREIVVHLRLSGHLEVVDHQRKVEYERVRLELDNGTALSFAEPRALGRVYLVQQGRYPAELAGMSKMGPEPIHAGFDANYLRGRLRGRTAPVKNLLLDQRIACGVGNIYSDEALFRAGIRPLRKAGRLRDAEVARLARALTDVLRDGIRWCGTTLRDGRYRLPEGENGSFQERLAVFGREGERCRRRGCRGLIRRQRIGGRSTHFCPVCQK